From the Microplitis mediator isolate UGA2020A chromosome 6, iyMicMedi2.1, whole genome shotgun sequence genome, one window contains:
- the LOC130670121 gene encoding NADH dehydrogenase [ubiquinone] flavoprotein 2, mitochondrial, whose product MFVTLGKICNATALRNIRQIQTSALRASDHLFVHRDSEQDNPNIPFEFNDANKKRVEAILGIYPEGHKRGAMIPLLDLAQRQHGWLPISAMHKVAEILNVSNMRVYEVATFYTMFNRRPMGKYHVQICTCTPCWLRDSDSIVEAVEAATNCKLGGTSADKLFTLSEVECLGACANAPMLQVNDDYYEDLTTETTKEIINKLKAGERPPPGPQKSQRFAADPAGGLTSLTAPPPGPGDFVRSDL is encoded by the exons atgtttgttaCATTAGGAAAAATATGCAATGCAACC GCACTGAGAAATATTAGACAGATTCAAACCTCAGCTCTTCGTGCATCCGATCATCTTTTTGTC CATCGTGACTCAGAGCAAGATAATCCAAACATcccatttgaatttaatgatgCAAATAAAAAACGAGTGGAAGCCATTCTTGGAATTTATCCAGAAGGTCATAAACGCGGCGCAATGATTCCTCTGCTAGATCTAGCTCAGCGTCAACATGGATGGTTACCAATATCTGCTATGCACAAAGTTGCTGAGATTTTAAATGTATCAAACATGAGAGTCTATGAAGTTGCAACATTCTATACAATGTTCAATCGTCGACCAATGGGAAAATATCACGTACAAATTTGCACATGTACTCCATGCTGGCTACGTGATTCTGATTCAATCGTTGAAGCTGTTGAAGCAGCAACAAACTGTAAACTTGGTGGTACATCtgctgataaattatttactctttCCGAAGTTGAATGTCTTGGAGCTTGTGCTAATGCTCCAATGCTACAAGTTAATGATGACTACTAt gaggATTTAACAACAGAAACAACAAaagaaatcataaataaattaaaagctgGTGAACGACCACCACCAGGTCCACAAAAATCTCAACGATTTGCAGCAGATCCAGCTGGTGGGCTTACGTCATTAACAGCACCACCACCTGGACCTGGTGATTTTGTACGAAGtgatttgtaa